CCAGATCTTCCCGGAGTTTTCGGTCAAACTCTCCCGCCAGTTTCATGGCCTGGGCCTTGAACTCTTCCGGATGCCAGTGCCGGTCCGCTCCCGGCGTCAGGTAGTCGATGGTCGTTGGAGCGATGTAAAGCCGCTTGTAATGCTTCTCTTTTCCCTGGACTTTCGGGTTCACCCAAAGTCCTTCAAAGGGGGCGTTCCACGGTTGCAGGGTCTCGGGGGCAAACTCTGTCTTCGGTATTTTGGCAAGCAGATGTTCCGTGCATGAGCAGAACAGGCCGGCCAGGGCGGCGCAGGCGAATGCCAGCGGGAAAAAGGATTTCATCAGGGTTTTCATGAGGACGGAATTTGTGTGAAGACTAGCAAAGCTCGGGAAAATCGGCAAGGGAATCCCTCTGGTGAAGAAAAATGCTGCGGACTGTGCGGAAACGGCACGGTTCGCGCTCCGGAAACCGGGAATATGAGAATTCGGGTTGAAATCACGAAAAAACGGACTAATGATACAATCCTGTGAGAACTATCCTTTGCTCTTTATTGCTGGCTTCCTCCGTTGCCGTTGCTGCCCCTGTTTCCATTGGAGTGGCTCCTTCCGGCGTCGTTGTACGGTTTGATATGCAAAACTCCCCCGGCTTTATTTTTGTAAGCGAGCCTTTTCCCGGTGTGGAAGTAGGGTTGATCCTGACTCCCTCCGGGGAAAAGGTACAGCTGGCCGCCGGCAGGGAGGACGGACGCCTTGTTTGTACGGATTCCACAGGAAAGGACTTGGGCAAGGTAATGATGATCCCCGTTTATTCCATGGGGGTTGTCCTGCCGCCGCAATACGGATGCGCCGTGGCTGCCCGGGAAGCGCCTGCCCCGGAAGCGCAATGGATTCATGTCAAGGGAACCTTGCCCGTGCAAGTGCTGGACGGAGAGGAACAAATGGAGCCTGTCGCGCTTGAAATGAAAAAGGGGGCAACTGCTTCCGCGGGCCATGTGGCGCTCACGGTGGAAAACGCTGTTGTCAAGGACGGTTCCGTCACGTTGAACTTGAAATTATCCCGGAAAAACAGGGACGTTCCGGTAGATAGAATTCTCTTTCAGAAAATGGATGGGGCCGCGCTTGAAGCGGAGGGCAATCCGAAACAAGTCCACATGGCAAATGAGAACTATACGGTTGAATACGAATATGTCATCCCTTCTACGGATGCGGAACTTAAAGTGGTGCTCTTCAAAAAGACGGGCAGGGAAGTACAGGTGCCTCTTGACCTGAAAGTGGGTCTCGGAGGCCCCGCCAGGTAGGGAAGGCCGTTCCGGCGTCCGGGGCCGGGAAATTCTCAATTGTCATTTCCCCGGTGCAGGGGTAGAATGCTTTCCACACGAAATGACTGCCTGGATAGTTCTCTACATTGCGGCCTCCTATCTGGTGGGAGCGGTTCCGTTCGGCTACCTTGCCGGCAGGTGCAGGGGGCTTGATCTCAGAAAGGAAGGGTCTTGCAACATTGGCGCTACCAACGCATGGCGCGTGTTGGGCTGGCGGTGGGGCGCACCGGTATTTGCCCTGGACTTTCTGAAAGGGTTCATTCCCGTATTCGGCGCATTGCACTGGCTGCCGTTTCTGACCGGGGACAGTGCCGGATGGGACTTCAACACGGCGGTGGTCCTGGTATGTTTTGCCGTGGTGCTGGGCCATACGTACACCTGTTTTCTCGGATTCAAGGGGGGAAAGGGCGTGGCGACAACGGCGGGCGTTCTCTTTGCCCTCAATCCGGCAGTGGCCTGTACGGCTTTGGCTACATGGCTGGTGCTCGTAGGAATATCCGGCATCGTCTCCCTGGCCAGCATTCTGGCGGCGGTTGCGATGATCGTGGCGGGATGGTGGATGTATCCGCTCGCCGAGGGAGGAAGCATCTCGTCCCAGGTTCTCTATATTGCCTTCTTTACGTTGATCGGCCTGCTGGTCATTTTCAAACACCGTTCCAACATGGCAAGACTGTTCAACGGAACGGAACACTCCTTCTACTCCAAAAAGTCCAAGTAAGATGATAAATCGGTTACATAAAATAGCGGTGATCGGCGCCGGTTCCTGGGGCACGGCTTTGTCCATGGTGCTGGCAACCAGAGAATGCGAGGTTGTGCTGTGGACTCCCGTGGAGGCCCAGGCCAGGGAACTGGCGGAAACGAGGCGCAACCCTGTTCTATCTGAAACCGCCGCTCCCCTGGCTCCCAACATTCATCCCACTTGTGATCTGAACCTGGTGAAAGATGCGGAACTGATCGTGGTGGTGGTGCCTTCCGTAGCCATGCGTTCCGTAGCGCAGCAGCTGCGTGATCTGCCCGTGCGGCCGGATGCCGTCATTGTCTCCTGCACCAAGGGCATTGAACAGGGCACCCATAAAAGGATGACGGAAATTCTCCAGGAATATCTCCCTTCAAACCCCATCGGCGTGCTTTCCGGTCCCAACCATGCGGAGGACATTTGTCTGGGCCTTCCCTCCGCGTCCTTGATTGGTTTTGAGGATCCGCAATATGCGGACTGGGTGCAGCAAATATTTGCCTCCAAGACCTTCCGGGTTTATTCCGCTACGGATATCATCGGAATGCAGCTCGGAGGAACCATCAAAAACGTTTTTGCCATTGGCGCCGGATTGTGCGAGGGGCTGAACCTGGGGGATAACGCCCAGGCCGCCCTGCTGACCCGCGGTCTGGCTGAAATGACGCGCATCGGCGTAGCCAGCGGTGGCCGAAGGGAAACTTTCATGGGTCTTTCAGGCGTGGGTGATCTCATTGTCACCTGCTATTCGCGCCATTCCCGCAACCAGACGGTGGGGCGCAGGCTGGCGGAAGGAAAAAGCCTCCAGGAAATCCTGGATACCCTGGGCATGGTGGCGGAAGGGGTGCCCAACACGCTCTCCGTATATGAAATCGCCCGGAAGCTGAAAGTGCGCACGCCCCTGATAGATGCGGTTTATGCTGTGCTTTATGAATCCAAGGCGCCGATGGAGGTCCTTACGGAACTGATGACGCGGGACCCCAGACCGGAAATGGATGCAGACGATCATTGATCGGGGCTGTGGTGGGGGTGAGCCGGCACAGGCTTGCTATGGAGCAGCAAAAAATTTCGTTCGCGAACCGGAACGGCCAGGGTGTCACGATGGCGGCCTTCATCAATTTTCCCGACGGGTTTGATGCCTCCCTGCAAGATCCCGCCGTCATCGTCGCCCATCCCGGCGGCGGCGTCAAGGAACAGACGGCAGGACTGTACGCCCGGAAATTGGCGGAACAGGGTTTTTGTCACCATTGCCTCTGATGCCTCCTACCAGGGTGAAAGCACGGGTGAACCGCGGCATCTGGAAAATCCTTGCGTCAGGACCGAAGACATCAGCGCGGTGATTGATTATTTGACTATGCTTCCCTATGTGGACAACGGCAGGATAGGAGCCATGGGCATTTGCGCCGGAGGCGGCTATGCGGCCAATGCGCAATCAATGACCGCCGCATCAAGGCGCTGGAAACGGTAAGCGCCGTCAATATAGGCGCCATGCTACGGAATGGCTGGGAAGGGAAAGGCAGTTCAAGGGACGCCTTTCCGTTGCTGGAGGCCGGCTCCCAGGCCAGAACGACGGAGGCGAACGGTTCCGCCCAGGTGATATTCCCCCTTGCTCCGCTGAAGGAGGAAGACGCCTTCAGCGAAGAACTGCGCGAGGCATGGGAATATTACCGGACTCCCCGCTGCGCGTGCTCCACGGCTCCAAGCATTGCCGCGTCAAGAAGTCTGACCCAGCTCGTTACCTACGATGCGTTCAACATGGCGGACGTATTTCTGACGCAGCCCCTGCAGATTGTGGCGGGCAGCGCAGCCGGGAGCAAATGGATGAGCGATGACCTGTATGCCCGCGCGGCAAGCGGGGACAAAAATTACCATGTCGTGGAAGGCGCCGACCACATGTCGTTATATGATGTGCCGGAATATGTGGATGAAACCCCCTCCGTTCTGGCCTCCTTTTTCAAAAATCATCTTTAATTGTGGCCGGAAGCCTTTCTCTTCCTTTTGCGGCATGCCTTGCCGTGAACCTGTGCCGGAAACGGGGAGAAACGGGCTGCCGCCCCCGGCTTTTCCCTTTCCAGGGGAGCCAGGTACAGGGGACGGATGTTTTTTTGTTTTTTTGAGTTGCTTTTCCTCGACAAATTATACTATATAAACAATCAGTATGAAACGTGCCATCATCTCCGCTCTTTTCGCCGCCGGAGCCCTT
This genomic stretch from Akkermansia biwaensis harbors:
- the plsY gene encoding glycerol-3-phosphate 1-O-acyltransferase PlsY; this translates as MTAWIVLYIAASYLVGAVPFGYLAGRCRGLDLRKEGSCNIGATNAWRVLGWRWGAPVFALDFLKGFIPVFGALHWLPFLTGDSAGWDFNTAVVLVCFAVVLGHTYTCFLGFKGGKGVATTAGVLFALNPAVACTALATWLVLVGISGIVSLASILAAVAMIVAGWWMYPLAEGGSISSQVLYIAFFTLIGLLVIFKHRSNMARLFNGTEHSFYSKKSK
- a CDS encoding NAD(P)H-dependent glycerol-3-phosphate dehydrogenase, whose protein sequence is MINRLHKIAVIGAGSWGTALSMVLATRECEVVLWTPVEAQARELAETRRNPVLSETAAPLAPNIHPTCDLNLVKDAELIVVVVPSVAMRSVAQQLRDLPVRPDAVIVSCTKGIEQGTHKRMTEILQEYLPSNPIGVLSGPNHAEDICLGLPSASLIGFEDPQYADWVQQIFASKTFRVYSATDIIGMQLGGTIKNVFAIGAGLCEGLNLGDNAQAALLTRGLAEMTRIGVASGGRRETFMGLSGVGDLIVTCYSRHSRNQTVGRRLAEGKSLQEILDTLGMVAEGVPNTLSVYEIARKLKVRTPLIDAVYAVLYESKAPMEVLTELMTRDPRPEMDADDH